In Paenibacillus sp. 1781tsa1, one DNA window encodes the following:
- a CDS encoding acetyltransferase, translating into MDMLVVAYREQDHDKLVGIWESAVRATHTFLEEHHIQFYKKVVSDVLQHRQVEVWEVLNTEQQPVGFIGLHDNFIEMLFVDPSQHGQGLGRLLIDHAFKIKGRHLKVDVNEQNSGAARFYEKMGFIQMGRSELDGSGNPFPLLHLEIKQEQADRSL; encoded by the coding sequence TTGGACATGTTAGTCGTTGCATATCGGGAACAGGATCATGACAAGTTGGTTGGAATCTGGGAGAGTGCTGTGCGGGCAACACATACATTTTTGGAAGAGCATCACATTCAGTTCTACAAAAAAGTGGTGAGTGATGTGTTGCAGCACCGGCAAGTCGAGGTTTGGGAAGTACTGAATACAGAGCAACAACCCGTGGGTTTTATTGGTTTGCATGATAACTTTATCGAGATGTTATTTGTAGATCCGAGCCAACACGGACAGGGTCTAGGACGTCTTCTAATAGACCATGCCTTCAAAATCAAAGGCCGTCACCTCAAGGTGGATGTCAATGAACAGAATAGTGGGGCAGCCCGATTTTATGAAAAAATGGGATTTATCCAGATGGGGCGTTCCGAATTGGACGGTTCTGGTAATCCGTTTCCGCTTTTGCATCTAGAGATCAAACAGGAACAGGCCGATAGATCGTTGTAA
- a CDS encoding WXG100 family type VII secretion target has product MTQIKVTPEQLETVSGQFAQAHQQLSGFMSTLDGKMSFMRSNWDGMERERFYNDYSTAQGTMKSVLELVLSIQSELKKIAERFRTTDEEAVSQAIMTALTAARALSTMGKNKGDDLDKTPGPPKNMDEWDEKDAEKYQNYEEMLKKAKEMGDEELAQQIQASMNIIRLQYEDVIYQTDPNTGKTVKITEDSIVGTYQVKSDKGETTTISLDKQGNVVDYSKDTEKYKYSEQTHTTSQGEHLFGKAAQTATAYGIGLLLTSKTGSAFTEHATGLGSSFVADKFLFSVPEEGETRTMIYRTNKDTGKMENMIVVTRGDNDIEYTPWRDYY; this is encoded by the coding sequence ATGACACAGATCAAGGTGACACCGGAACAACTGGAGACGGTCAGTGGGCAGTTCGCTCAGGCACATCAGCAATTATCGGGCTTCATGTCCACATTGGACGGCAAGATGAGTTTCATGCGCAGCAACTGGGATGGCATGGAGCGTGAGCGTTTTTATAACGATTATTCAACGGCTCAAGGCACGATGAAATCTGTTCTGGAACTGGTTCTGTCCATTCAGTCAGAGCTTAAGAAGATTGCCGAGCGTTTCCGCACGACAGATGAAGAGGCGGTGAGCCAGGCAATCATGACGGCGCTGACCGCAGCGCGGGCGCTATCAACCATGGGCAAAAATAAAGGCGATGATCTGGACAAAACGCCAGGTCCACCAAAGAACATGGATGAATGGGATGAGAAGGATGCCGAGAAATACCAGAACTATGAGGAAATGCTGAAGAAAGCCAAAGAGATGGGTGACGAAGAACTGGCGCAGCAGATTCAGGCCAGCATGAACATCATTCGGCTTCAGTATGAAGATGTAATCTATCAGACTGACCCCAACACTGGCAAGACGGTAAAAATAACCGAGGATTCCATCGTAGGTACGTATCAGGTGAAAAGCGACAAGGGCGAAACGACCACCATCAGTCTGGATAAACAGGGCAATGTGGTGGACTATAGCAAGGATACGGAAAAGTATAAGTATTCGGAGCAAACGCACACCACCAGTCAAGGCGAGCATCTCTTTGGCAAAGCAGCCCAAACGGCTACAGCCTACGGCATTGGTCTGCTGCTCACAAGCAAGACGGGCTCTGCCTTTACGGAACATGCGACAGGACTAGGTTCATCCTTCGTCGCGGATAAATTCCTGTTCTCCGTGCCGGAGGAAGGCGAGACACGTACGATGATCTACCGTACCAATAAGGATACGGGCAAAATGGAAAATATGATCGTGGTCACACGCGGCGACAACGATATTGAATATACTCCGTGGCGGGATTACTATTAA
- a CDS encoding glycoside hydrolase family 30 beta sandwich domain-containing protein codes for MNIGWREHPKRWIILLIAVCCVGVGIWLIFNRSEQPAPPPVVDKQRAAEVWLTTGDQQNLLTPQKPIPITEQTDADPGSSVASTQESDTSPSEFTIQIDPDKTYQTMDGFGAAMTGSSVHLINQLPEEKQEQLLKELFTTEGLNMDMVRHTIGASDYSVDESGQASSYTYDDIESGTDYEMEHFSIDTDRDVVNMLERVARLKPDLKVLGTPWTAPAWMKYGEKTTNGWYLDYNNPRVYEAYARYFVKYIKAYQAKGIPIYGMTLQNEPEFTSDKYPSMSMGAEEQAMFIRDYLGPAQQDAGLDTRIIAYDHNWDQAVEYTGKVLGDEQAAAYIDGSAFHCYAGDPSAMSEVHDRYPDKHIYFTECSGGEWSPDFGENLSWQMSNLIIGAPRNWAKNVLLWNIALDPQGGPTNGGCENCRGVVTIDPYSDEITRNVEYYALGHISRYVRPGAVRVASTQEQGQLENVTFRNPDGTMVLVAANTGEAEVSLDVVMDGDTFQYILPSQSAATFRWKPKTGVER; via the coding sequence ATGAACATAGGCTGGCGAGAGCACCCCAAACGATGGATCATCCTGTTAATCGCTGTTTGTTGTGTCGGTGTAGGAATCTGGCTTATTTTCAACCGAAGTGAACAACCCGCTCCGCCACCAGTTGTGGACAAGCAGAGAGCGGCCGAAGTTTGGTTAACCACAGGAGATCAGCAAAATCTGCTTACACCACAGAAGCCCATTCCAATTACAGAACAGACTGATGCAGACCCAGGCTCTTCAGTTGCTTCAACGCAGGAGTCAGACACATCTCCGTCGGAGTTCACCATACAGATTGACCCGGACAAGACGTATCAGACCATGGATGGATTTGGCGCAGCGATGACAGGTTCATCGGTACATCTGATTAATCAGCTTCCAGAGGAAAAGCAAGAACAATTACTGAAGGAACTGTTTACAACAGAAGGGCTAAACATGGATATGGTGCGTCATACGATTGGTGCTTCCGATTATTCAGTGGATGAATCAGGTCAGGCTTCGAGCTATACCTATGATGATATCGAGTCCGGCACGGATTATGAGATGGAACACTTTTCGATTGATACAGATCGGGACGTTGTGAATATGCTGGAGCGTGTAGCTAGGTTGAAACCGGATCTTAAAGTATTGGGCACACCGTGGACGGCCCCTGCATGGATGAAATATGGGGAGAAGACGACGAACGGCTGGTATCTGGATTACAACAATCCCCGGGTGTATGAAGCGTACGCGAGATATTTTGTGAAATATATCAAAGCTTATCAGGCAAAGGGCATTCCTATCTACGGGATGACGTTGCAAAATGAACCGGAGTTCACCTCGGATAAATATCCGAGTATGAGTATGGGCGCCGAAGAACAAGCCATGTTCATTCGGGATTATCTCGGCCCGGCGCAACAGGATGCGGGACTGGACACGCGAATCATCGCGTATGATCATAACTGGGATCAGGCAGTCGAATATACCGGCAAGGTGCTGGGTGATGAGCAGGCTGCTGCCTATATCGATGGATCTGCTTTTCACTGTTATGCGGGTGATCCATCTGCCATGTCGGAAGTGCATGACCGCTACCCGGACAAACATATCTATTTTACCGAATGTAGTGGTGGGGAGTGGAGTCCTGATTTTGGCGAGAATCTGAGCTGGCAGATGTCCAATCTCATCATTGGTGCACCTCGCAACTGGGCGAAGAATGTACTGCTCTGGAACATTGCACTCGATCCGCAAGGGGGGCCCACGAACGGGGGCTGTGAGAACTGCCGTGGGGTTGTGACGATTGACCCTTACAGTGATGAAATCACTAGAAATGTCGAGTATTATGCGTTGGGCCACATCAGCCGTTATGTACGTCCGGGAGCCGTAAGAGTTGCTTCTACGCAAGAACAGGGCCAGCTCGAGAACGTAACCTTCCGCAATCCGGATGGAACGATGGTGCTGGTTGCAGCCAACACGGGCGAGGCAGAAGTTTCCTTAGATGTAGTCATGGACGGAGATACGTTTCAATATATACTGCCTTCCCAGTCGGCAGCAACCTTCCGTTGGAAGCCAAAAACGGGGGTAGAACGTTGA
- a CDS encoding DUF4132 domain-containing protein: MNQEDQVQVYMDELQERAKSLTGGQLELAGYVVEIAGSTYLRGDEKMLLNTEKLLGRLAAETQKPLFQPLLDVLQHLASESLVARFRYIAERATRFPYSNNYERRPFRTSDPEQRVEQVIRKLMGLFRMEMNNFSLEEYVSLREYKLDYLHEIRWVLADCIAYELDHQGGDMNQALHEIIYGDNQNALLTHEMIKGIFMSDQVEAYQMVGELLVAARLQEGLRQSIVERMDEGTLEAYIYILKIIIDNNLIRFSSVVRALAVWTGIGIEAANQRVAAQLIEQAHEALVQPEVREAWQQEANANKLFISLWATAVIEENDLKSKIIEIMDQGQLYQKIVAQYVLANSQNRELRFDIARRYLEAQDAELMHWIVTNYDAMYMYNWSFENGENQRSVYVWPLPALEDKGLRRQDFDRFKQMLAVIPKGGSGGPSGVLEYVHYRIDMDDVVKKMLYLAAYDMDPEWIGEVIAIKDSLSPELRGELLSQFVQHPENEVQRQFVFESLSDKSMSNRESALAKAKLLTLTVEEMNQMEALMKLKTGSLRQKVIHVLLLQPVDQLAVSLKRLLQAKSELQRLGALELLTEIAADPERADQQEALQPLAQLIETPTAKEQKLLDKLTDQGSRYTVSNGFGLFDPKRREPLLDEKRDLKGHNPKDIFTLSLDKTRPFLEGLNELVHEHRDYEYEVEYYAGYKETLLVGASLRSKVPYGERNEMKQMQQFPLHDVWENYIQHGEFSSMELMQLYMVIQLRDFNGKLSDHYSYFHDQYGYEELQKIPLLEGWRKTFAEQTYPLDDIEKLQQMLDSLTYKDQVVALISAAFLDSDPIDTFEIAEKTWASIIASMPADRLEKESGILHILTGPWNYVVRGKIHDDNSFKRFFQTAYQFTSLVESSHPLSLLSLEDFLRAYQLNLIDEQEIYRQVLVGGNRLMFIRDLTSTRTEVIASDPKLIHLRDTVVNRILEIELTRGELSTEVSTLAMKLERIEGMEHWVHLVSAMDQDTFVRGYIYSYGDNTTRKETFSYLIQNCHPRDGEDEKRLGELLQKYPVNEKKLLEAAMYAPQWMEIVAKHLGWEGLRSAAWYFHAHINERFTAEKETIVAHYSPISPQDFNEGAFDIAWFEEAYAAVGEERFNLLYDCAKYISGGANHRRSQLFADAALGKLRLDDMRDSVSDKRNKDHLLTYSLIPFAANREQDLRERYDFIQKFLLQSKQFGAQRRASEGVASQIALGNLARNAGYADVTRLMWDMEARKLDEMKSFFEPHALDADTTAQLVIDEEGQPEMVIVSKGKTLKSVPARFKKDGYIAELKELKSDLVDQYRRARQELERSMTAGTSFTREEITSLMHNPVIYPLVRTLIFQSGDKTGRFDVSSNGLVAPGPEGTTHALSEQDQLLIAHPLHLYQSGSWSEFQRDLFTRQERQPFKQVFRELYLPNEDELANGTVSRRYAGYQIQPKKAVALLKGRQWTVSYEEGLQKVSYEHNLIANLYAMADWFSPADTEAPTLETVQFYDRKSYKPVPLQDVPLTFFSEVMRDIDLVVSVAHVGGVDPEASLTTIEMRHVIVNESLRLLKIDNVRLDGNYARIDGELGEYAVHLGSGNVFKQATGALHIVPVHSQHRGRIFLPFLDEDPRTAEILSKVMLLAEDKKIKDPQILAQLQN, encoded by the coding sequence ATGAATCAGGAAGATCAAGTGCAGGTGTATATGGATGAATTGCAGGAAAGAGCCAAGTCGTTAACAGGGGGACAGCTTGAGTTGGCAGGTTATGTTGTGGAGATCGCCGGGTCCACGTATTTGCGTGGAGACGAAAAGATGTTGCTGAATACAGAAAAGTTGCTTGGAAGGTTGGCTGCAGAAACGCAGAAGCCATTATTCCAGCCACTATTGGATGTGCTCCAGCATCTGGCGAGTGAGTCATTGGTTGCGCGATTCCGTTATATTGCAGAGCGTGCGACTCGTTTCCCATACAGTAACAACTATGAACGCAGGCCCTTCCGCACATCCGATCCGGAGCAGCGTGTAGAACAGGTCATCCGTAAACTGATGGGATTGTTCCGGATGGAAATGAATAATTTTTCCCTGGAAGAATATGTGTCACTTCGTGAGTACAAGCTGGATTATCTCCATGAGATCCGTTGGGTCCTGGCGGATTGTATCGCGTATGAACTGGATCATCAGGGTGGAGATATGAACCAGGCACTGCACGAGATTATATATGGTGACAATCAGAATGCATTGTTAACCCATGAAATGATCAAAGGCATATTCATGAGTGATCAGGTGGAAGCCTATCAGATGGTAGGTGAGCTGCTGGTTGCAGCAAGGTTGCAGGAAGGTCTGCGCCAAAGCATTGTGGAGCGGATGGATGAAGGAACACTGGAAGCCTATATTTACATATTAAAAATCATTATCGACAACAACCTGATTCGTTTCAGTTCTGTGGTAAGAGCGCTCGCTGTCTGGACAGGAATCGGCATAGAAGCAGCCAATCAGCGTGTTGCTGCACAGCTCATTGAACAGGCCCATGAGGCGCTGGTACAACCAGAAGTACGCGAAGCCTGGCAGCAGGAAGCGAATGCGAACAAGCTCTTTATCAGCCTGTGGGCGACAGCAGTCATCGAAGAGAATGATTTGAAGAGCAAGATCATCGAGATTATGGATCAAGGCCAATTATATCAGAAGATCGTTGCCCAATATGTACTGGCTAACAGCCAGAACCGAGAGCTTCGATTTGACATTGCACGTCGGTATCTGGAAGCGCAGGATGCCGAGTTGATGCACTGGATTGTGACCAACTATGACGCCATGTATATGTATAACTGGAGTTTCGAGAATGGTGAGAATCAGCGTAGCGTCTACGTGTGGCCATTGCCTGCTCTTGAAGATAAGGGCTTGCGGCGTCAGGACTTTGACCGGTTCAAACAGATGCTGGCTGTCATTCCAAAAGGCGGGTCAGGTGGACCATCGGGTGTACTTGAGTATGTTCACTACCGGATTGATATGGATGATGTAGTCAAAAAAATGTTATATCTGGCCGCTTATGATATGGACCCGGAATGGATTGGCGAAGTCATTGCAATCAAGGACAGCCTAAGCCCGGAACTGCGCGGAGAACTATTGTCCCAGTTTGTTCAGCATCCTGAGAATGAGGTGCAAAGACAGTTTGTGTTTGAGAGTCTGTCTGATAAAAGTATGAGTAACCGGGAGAGTGCACTCGCCAAGGCGAAGTTGCTCACGTTGACGGTTGAAGAGATGAACCAGATGGAGGCGTTGATGAAGCTCAAAACAGGCTCACTTCGTCAGAAGGTCATTCATGTATTGTTACTGCAACCCGTGGACCAATTGGCGGTCTCGCTGAAGCGACTTTTGCAGGCCAAGAGTGAACTGCAGCGCTTGGGTGCGCTAGAATTATTGACCGAGATTGCGGCAGATCCGGAGCGGGCAGATCAGCAGGAGGCATTACAGCCATTGGCGCAGCTTATTGAGACACCGACTGCCAAGGAACAGAAACTGCTGGATAAGCTGACCGATCAGGGGAGTCGTTACACAGTTTCTAATGGATTTGGTTTATTTGATCCGAAGCGACGTGAGCCATTGCTGGATGAGAAGCGTGACCTCAAGGGCCATAATCCGAAGGATATCTTTACACTCTCTCTGGATAAGACCAGACCTTTTCTGGAGGGACTCAACGAATTGGTGCATGAACACAGGGATTATGAGTATGAAGTGGAGTACTACGCTGGCTATAAAGAAACATTGTTAGTTGGAGCGAGTCTTCGCTCCAAGGTTCCGTATGGAGAGCGCAATGAAATGAAGCAGATGCAGCAGTTTCCGCTTCATGACGTATGGGAGAATTATATTCAACATGGCGAGTTTAGCAGTATGGAGTTAATGCAGTTGTATATGGTTATACAGCTGCGGGATTTCAATGGCAAATTGAGCGACCATTACAGTTACTTCCATGATCAGTATGGCTATGAAGAACTGCAAAAGATTCCGTTATTGGAAGGCTGGCGCAAGACGTTTGCTGAACAGACCTATCCTCTGGATGACATCGAAAAGCTGCAGCAGATGCTGGATTCGTTAACGTATAAGGATCAGGTAGTGGCACTGATATCGGCGGCATTTCTGGATAGCGATCCGATCGACACGTTTGAAATAGCTGAGAAAACCTGGGCCTCCATCATCGCGAGTATGCCTGCTGATCGACTCGAGAAAGAGTCAGGCATACTTCATATTCTGACTGGACCTTGGAATTATGTGGTTCGTGGCAAAATCCATGACGATAACAGCTTCAAACGTTTCTTCCAGACAGCTTACCAGTTCACCAGTCTTGTAGAGAGTAGTCATCCGCTGTCTTTACTGTCACTTGAAGATTTTCTGCGTGCGTACCAGTTGAACTTGATTGATGAACAGGAGATATACCGACAGGTTCTGGTCGGTGGGAATCGTCTGATGTTTATTCGGGACTTAACATCCACTCGTACAGAGGTGATCGCAAGTGATCCCAAGCTGATTCATTTACGGGATACGGTCGTTAATCGGATTCTGGAGATCGAGCTGACCCGGGGAGAACTCTCTACGGAAGTAAGTACACTTGCCATGAAACTGGAACGAATTGAAGGCATGGAACACTGGGTACATCTGGTCTCGGCGATGGATCAGGATACCTTTGTCCGTGGATATATCTACAGTTATGGGGACAACACAACACGTAAAGAGACGTTTAGCTATCTAATTCAAAATTGTCATCCACGGGATGGAGAAGATGAGAAGCGTCTTGGAGAATTGCTCCAGAAATATCCGGTAAATGAGAAAAAATTGCTGGAAGCAGCCATGTACGCCCCGCAGTGGATGGAGATTGTTGCGAAACATCTGGGATGGGAAGGTCTTCGCAGTGCAGCCTGGTACTTCCATGCCCATATCAATGAACGCTTTACTGCTGAGAAAGAAACCATCGTGGCCCACTATTCTCCAATCTCACCACAGGACTTTAATGAAGGTGCGTTTGATATCGCTTGGTTTGAAGAAGCCTATGCTGCTGTCGGTGAGGAACGGTTCAATCTGTTATACGATTGCGCCAAGTATATTTCTGGGGGAGCTAACCACCGCAGATCCCAATTGTTCGCAGATGCTGCACTGGGCAAGCTTCGATTGGACGATATGCGTGATTCCGTGTCAGACAAGCGAAACAAGGATCATTTGTTAACCTACAGCCTGATCCCATTCGCGGCTAATCGGGAACAGGATCTACGTGAGCGATACGACTTCATTCAGAAGTTTCTGTTGCAGAGCAAGCAATTCGGTGCACAACGCCGTGCCAGTGAAGGTGTAGCATCACAGATTGCACTGGGCAATCTCGCTCGTAATGCAGGTTATGCTGATGTTACGCGGCTGATGTGGGACATGGAAGCACGTAAGTTGGATGAGATGAAATCCTTCTTTGAACCTCATGCATTGGATGCTGACACGACAGCACAATTGGTCATCGATGAGGAAGGCCAACCCGAGATGGTTATCGTTAGCAAAGGCAAGACACTCAAATCTGTACCTGCCCGGTTCAAAAAAGATGGATATATCGCTGAACTGAAAGAGCTCAAATCGGATCTGGTGGATCAGTATCGCCGGGCACGGCAGGAGCTGGAACGTTCGATGACTGCTGGAACATCCTTTACACGTGAGGAAATTACCAGTCTGATGCATAATCCGGTTATATATCCGCTGGTAAGAACGCTTATATTCCAGTCAGGTGACAAGACGGGACGATTCGATGTATCGTCCAATGGTTTGGTTGCTCCAGGACCGGAGGGTACGACCCATGCACTATCGGAACAAGATCAACTGTTGATTGCTCATCCGCTTCATCTGTATCAGAGCGGAAGCTGGAGTGAATTCCAACGGGATCTGTTCACCCGTCAGGAGCGTCAGCCGTTCAAGCAGGTATTCCGTGAATTATATCTTCCTAACGAGGACGAATTGGCTAATGGTACGGTGTCTCGTCGATATGCCGGGTATCAGATTCAACCGAAAAAAGCAGTAGCTCTGCTTAAAGGACGCCAATGGACTGTCAGTTATGAGGAAGGTCTGCAGAAGGTAAGTTACGAGCACAATCTGATCGCGAATCTCTATGCCATGGCAGATTGGTTCTCACCAGCAGATACCGAGGCACCTACCTTGGAGACGGTGCAGTTCTACGATCGCAAGAGCTACAAACCTGTACCGTTGCAAGATGTGCCGCTGACGTTCTTCTCGGAAGTTATGCGTGATATCGATCTGGTGGTCAGTGTTGCACATGTGGGAGGCGTTGATCCGGAAGCCAGCCTGACAACAATCGAGATGCGCCATGTCATTGTGAACGAGTCGTTGCGTCTGCTGAAGATCGATAATGTGCGTCTGGACGGGAATTACGCACGAATTGATGGTGAATTGGGTGAGTATGCTGTTCATCTGGGTAGCGGCAATGTATTCAAACAAGCCACAGGTGCCCTTCATATCGTACCAGTGCACAGTCAGCATCGGGGCCGAATCTTCCTGCCATTCCTGGATGAAGATCCGAGAACAGCTGAGATTTTGTCCAAGGTGATGTTGCTCGCCGAAGATAAAAAGATCAAGGACCCGCAGATTCTTGCACAGTTACAGAACTAG
- a CDS encoding beta-glucosidase, with protein sequence MNRRLNLIFLKRWFMLLIIVAVAAMPLHAFAAEAESGANRPWMNKSLSAEERTELLLKEMTLEEKVGFVTGKVNNYYGFYNDGLERLGIPALQMADGPAGVRVANPDVQDKKSTALPAPIALAASWDTNLAKKYGDLIGQEAHDTTHNVVLGPGLDIARTPWGSRNFESLGEDPLLASGMGAAYVNGIQSNPVIATAKHYILNNQETERFTTNATASERAIQEVYARPFQAMVEKADLGSAMCSFNQVNGTYACENKEMLTDVLKDQFGFEGFVMSDYGANFSTAKSANAGLDLETPGEPYGKWGDKLLEAVNKGEVSEQTIDEKVRRILLQMFDKGLFDNPVTNTQINAKKDGKQAREIAEESMVLLQNNDNTLPLNKKNVKSIAVIGPDADNASAAGGGSSLVNPTYTVSPLQGIRNRAGNGVDVKYAAGTDPISAGDAFNGPSAVPSTLLSPADAKKSERDYGTDRAEYGLRAEYWTNKDMEGNPSLVRTDNQVNMNLGFYNYEGFNAQSSKLPVTPTKFNAKMSARWTGAITAPQTGEYKLSLTSLGSAKLYVDDKLLVDNQGETLSTTKKEITFKKGESHNIRIEYRTDFPVQTNHDMGAQVRFGWEAPEDAVDIKMQKAVELAKKSDVAVVVTRTYDSEGYVDRSDLELPNNQEQLIRKVAAANPKTIVVQMSGRAVEMDSWQKEVPSIVQAWYAGQEQGNAVARVLFGDVNPSGKLPVTFPSDDSQTPVSTAEQFPGVNGVGNYSEGIFVGYKGYDKEGMTPAFAFGHGLSYTDFNYRNLHVKNTGKGDKATVEVSLNLRNTGKVSGAEVVQVYVGNLPTKVETPEKQLAGWAKVDLKAGKQQRVNIQLDRSALSYWDETSHEWVMPKGKVQVYVGSASDDIRLTGSVNIGSKSGK encoded by the coding sequence ATGAACAGAAGACTCAATCTGATTTTCCTCAAACGATGGTTTATGTTATTAATCATCGTGGCGGTTGCGGCTATGCCGCTGCACGCCTTCGCCGCGGAGGCGGAATCTGGGGCCAATCGGCCTTGGATGAACAAATCCTTATCTGCGGAGGAACGCACCGAGCTGCTGCTCAAGGAAATGACGCTGGAGGAGAAAGTTGGATTCGTAACCGGTAAAGTCAATAACTATTATGGTTTCTATAATGATGGATTGGAGCGCCTCGGTATTCCGGCATTACAGATGGCAGATGGACCTGCAGGGGTACGTGTGGCCAACCCGGATGTGCAGGACAAAAAGTCTACGGCACTGCCTGCACCAATTGCGCTAGCCGCTTCCTGGGACACTAATCTGGCCAAGAAATATGGCGATCTGATTGGTCAGGAAGCACATGATACAACACATAATGTAGTTCTCGGCCCTGGGCTGGATATTGCACGTACACCATGGGGTTCCCGGAACTTTGAATCGCTCGGGGAAGATCCATTGCTGGCTTCCGGCATGGGTGCAGCGTATGTAAACGGGATTCAAAGTAATCCGGTTATCGCTACAGCGAAACACTACATCCTGAACAACCAGGAGACGGAGCGTTTCACCACCAATGCAACAGCCAGCGAACGTGCCATTCAGGAAGTCTATGCACGTCCGTTCCAGGCGATGGTTGAAAAGGCGGATCTCGGTTCCGCAATGTGTTCATTTAACCAGGTGAACGGTACATACGCTTGTGAGAACAAGGAGATGCTGACTGATGTCCTTAAGGATCAGTTTGGCTTCGAAGGGTTCGTCATGAGTGACTACGGTGCAAACTTCAGCACAGCCAAATCCGCCAATGCGGGTCTGGATCTGGAGACACCTGGAGAGCCGTATGGCAAATGGGGAGACAAATTGCTGGAAGCCGTGAACAAAGGCGAAGTCAGCGAGCAAACTATTGATGAAAAGGTTAGACGCATTTTGCTTCAAATGTTCGATAAAGGGCTGTTCGATAATCCTGTAACGAATACACAAATCAATGCCAAGAAAGACGGCAAACAAGCACGTGAAATTGCAGAAGAGAGCATGGTTCTTTTGCAAAACAACGATAATACGCTGCCACTTAACAAGAAAAACGTGAAATCCATCGCGGTCATCGGACCGGATGCAGATAACGCATCAGCTGCTGGTGGTGGTAGCAGTCTGGTTAACCCGACGTATACGGTAAGTCCACTGCAAGGCATTCGTAACCGTGCCGGTAACGGTGTGGATGTAAAATATGCAGCTGGAACCGATCCAATCTCCGCAGGAGATGCATTTAATGGACCGTCTGCCGTACCTTCCACTCTTTTATCGCCAGCGGATGCTAAAAAAAGTGAAAGAGACTATGGTACAGATCGTGCGGAATATGGTCTGCGTGCTGAATACTGGACCAATAAAGATATGGAGGGTAACCCTTCTCTGGTCCGTACAGACAATCAGGTCAACATGAATCTTGGATTCTACAACTATGAAGGTTTTAATGCACAATCTTCCAAGCTTCCAGTGACACCAACCAAATTCAATGCCAAAATGTCCGCTCGTTGGACAGGGGCGATCACAGCCCCTCAAACGGGTGAATATAAACTGTCCCTGACTAGTCTCGGTTCTGCGAAACTGTATGTGGATGATAAGCTGCTCGTAGACAATCAAGGTGAAACATTGAGTACAACAAAGAAAGAAATCACGTTTAAAAAAGGCGAGTCCCACAATATTCGAATTGAGTATCGTACGGATTTCCCGGTACAGACCAATCATGATATGGGTGCACAGGTTCGTTTTGGCTGGGAAGCTCCAGAAGACGCTGTGGATATCAAAATGCAAAAAGCAGTTGAGCTGGCGAAAAAATCCGATGTTGCCGTCGTGGTAACTCGTACGTATGACAGTGAAGGTTACGTCGACCGTTCCGACCTAGAACTGCCGAATAACCAGGAGCAGTTGATCCGCAAGGTAGCGGCAGCCAATCCAAAAACGATCGTGGTGCAAATGAGTGGTCGTGCTGTTGAGATGGATTCCTGGCAAAAAGAAGTGCCATCCATCGTTCAGGCTTGGTATGCAGGTCAGGAACAAGGTAATGCCGTGGCACGTGTTCTGTTCGGTGATGTAAATCCATCCGGTAAATTGCCGGTGACGTTTCCATCGGATGATTCCCAGACCCCGGTATCCACTGCGGAACAATTTCCGGGTGTAAATGGGGTGGGTAACTACTCCGAAGGTATCTTTGTAGGGTACAAAGGATATGACAAAGAAGGCATGACACCGGCGTTTGCCTTTGGACATGGACTGTCTTATACCGATTTTAATTATCGTAATCTGCATGTGAAAAACACAGGCAAAGGCGACAAAGCAACCGTAGAAGTATCCCTGAACCTGCGCAATACAGGTAAAGTTTCCGGTGCAGAAGTCGTACAGGTCTATGTTGGCAATCTGCCAACCAAAGTGGAGACGCCAGAGAAGCAACTTGCTGGTTGGGCAAAGGTTGATCTGAAGGCAGGCAAGCAGCAACGGGTCAACATTCAATTGGATCGCAGTGCACTATCCTATTGGGATGAAACATCCCATGAATGGGTAATGCCTAAGGGTAAAGTTCAGGTGTATGTCGGCAGTGCATCGGATGATATCCGTCTGACAGGCAGTGTGAATATCGGAAGCAAGTCCGGTAAATAA